ATTGGGCCAAAAAGATTACGGCCGGCAAAACCTTTCAGGATTACGAATCCGTAAGAGACTTCTTACGGCCTAATATGGTAAGTTTTATCAATTGCGACGTAGTGCTGATAGACGGTCCGGTTTTTAACAATTCTCCAGCCTGGACTTTACATCCTTTGATGTGCAGGCATACTACTGTCAAAAATACTACAGTGATCAATCCCTGGTTTGGCCAGAATAATGATGCTATTGACCTTGAATCGTGCAGGTTTGGTATCCTTGATAATTGTACCTTTGATACTGGTGACGATGCGATCACTATAAAGTCAGGTCGTGATGCCGAAGGTCGTAAAAGGGGCATTCCAACATCCGATTTTATCATTAAGAATACAAAGGTACTTCATGGCCATGGCGGTTTTGTAATTGGAAGCGAAATGTCAGGTGGAGTACACAATATGTATGTCAATAATTGTACTTTTTTAGGAACAGACATTGGACTGAGATTCAAGACCACCAGAGGACGTGGTGGGTCTGTTCATGATATTTATATCTCGGATATACATATGACAAAAATTGTTGGTGAGGCAATACTTTTTGACATGTATTATGCGGCTAAAGATCCTATTGCCCTGATAGGAGATGAATCAGGACCGATAGAAATCAAAGTTGAACCAGTGACCGAAGCAACCCCTGAATTCAGAGACTTTTATATGGAAAACATTTACTGCAATGGTGCCAAAACAGCATTGGCTATCAATGGTTTACCCGAGATGAATGTAAAAAATATACAGATAACCAATGCCGGGTTTGTCTCTGAAAAAGGAATTTCTATCAATGACGCCAATGAAATCTCTCTAAAAAACATCCACTTAACGCACAAATCAGGAATACCGGTTTCAATCAATAATGCCCGGATGATCACATTGGATAATTTCGAAATTACCGGTGCTCCCAGTGAAATTTGCCAAATCAATGGCGACAAAAGTAAAAATATAACATTCACCAATTTTAAACAAAAACTGAATAATGGTTCAATAAAAATAGATCCGAAATCTGATAAAAAATCTATATCAATAAAATAAAAATATTTAAAAAAATGATGACTTTCAGAAACATTGTACTTGTATTTTCTATGCTGATGCTGCACTTTATTGTTGTTGCACAAATAGATCTTTCAAGGGAAATGGCCAGAACTATCATGGAGCAATACCGCGATTCGCTGGTGGTAAAAAAATATATCAATCACCTGATGCAAGATAATCTTCTACAGTCAAAAGAAGAGAAGGATATTGAAAAAGCAAATCAAAGACCAGCCAACTGGAATTATGAAATTGGGGTAGTACTGACAGGTTTTGACCGCTTGTGGAGGAGTACCGGAAATCCGGAATATCTGAAATACACAAAAAAAATTATAGATCATTTTTTGGATGCCGAGGGCAATATTAGAACTTACCATATGGATGAATTTAATATTGACAATATCCCGCCAGGAAGGCAGCTTATCTCACTATACAATGTATACAAAGACAAAAAATATCTGAAAGCAGCAGAAAAGCTGAAATACCAGTTGGACTGGCAACCACGCACAAAACAGGGAGGATATTGGCATAAACTGAGATATCCATACCAGATGTGGTTGGATGGCTTATATATGGGACAGCCCTTCAGGACGGAATACTTGTTGCTGAGTGGAAATAATGCAGAATGGGATGACGTAGCCAATCAATTTATATGGATGGCAAAAGGAGCCATCGATCCTAAAACCGGTTTGATGTATCATGCATTTGATGAAAGCCGTGTACAAAGATGGTCCAACCCCAAAACTGGGCATTCTCCGGAATTTTGGTCCAGGGCTATGGGTTGGTATATCCTCGGTTTAATTGATGTGATAGAATTATTTCCAAATGACCAAAAGAAGAAAAAGGAACTGATTGATATTTATGTAAAATTGGCCGATGCGCTTGCCAAAGTACAGGACCCTGCTAGCGGTGTATGGTGGCAAGTAACCGATAAAGCCAATCAAAAAGGCAATTATTTGGAAAGTTCGGGTTCATCTATGTTTGTAGCTGCTATGCTGAAAGGTTTGAGACTGGGTTATCTGCCGGAAAAATTCAGAGATGCAGCAAACAAAGGCTATCAGGGAATATTGAAGGAGTTTGTAACAAAAGACGATAAAGGTTTCTACCATTTAAACCGAGCTGTGGCAGGAGCAGGTCTTGGCGGATCGCCTTACAGAGACGGATCGTACGAATATTATGTCAACGAACCAAAACGCGATGACGATCTCAAAGCTGTGGGTCCATTTTTACAGGCAGCTATAGAATATGAATTACAAGGTTTACAGTCTGTAGGCAAAGGGAAAACGGTGCTGTTGGATAGATATTTTAACAGCGAATATAAAGATGGAAAAAGATATCACTACACCTGGGATGACTATCATGATAGTGGATTTTCCTGGGTGGGTCAGACCTTCAGGGATCGCGGAGCGCAAACACTGCACCTCGATGAAGCTCCAAACGGAGTAAATCTTAATGATGCACATGTTTATATCATAGTAGATCCTGATCATGAAAAGGACAATCCAAAGCCCAATTTTATTACAGAACAGCATTGTGATAATATTGACTTCTGGGTGAAAAATGGCGGTACACTGATACTTATGACAAATGATACCACCAATGCAGAAATTATCCGGTCCAATAAGTTGGCAGAAAAGTTTGGTATCAGCTTCACCATGAAAAATATCAATTTTGTCAAAAATGATAACTATCCGGATGGTGTTGTCCTTGCAGATAAAGACAATGGCATATTTACTCCCGGCAGCAAATTTTATATCAAGGAATTGGTTACATTAAAAGTGAAAAAGGGAGTAAAGAAAATAGCATCAAAAGGAAAGGATATCATCATTGCAAGTACTACTCATGGTAAAGGCAAAGTACTTATAGTTGGAGATCCATGGTTGTACAATGAGTATGTCAATGGAAGAAAACTTCCTGGAGATTTTGACAACTATAAAGCAGTCGTGGAATTGATAAATTGGGCTTTAAAATAAAATATTGTGTTGAACTAAAAATTTAATGTGATGATGAAGATATTTTGTATTATCGGTTTAATGTGCTGTAATGTTATGCTTTACAGTCAGTTTAAATCACTCATTGAAGTCGGGGATTCTGTAGAGATATTGCGAAAACTGATGATTGACCCCGATTCTATAAGACTAAGTAATTTACTTTCGGAACAACTTTCATACGGGCATTCATCCGGACGGATTGAGTCCAAATCAGAGTTCATTGCCAATTTGCTAAATGGTACCTCAGATTTTACTGAAATCACATTATCGGATCAAAAAATGACTGGAACAGGAAATTCAGCTGTGGTCAGACACAATCTCACTGCAAAAACTAATGATAAAGGTGTAACAGGAAATGTAAAATTGCATATCATGACAGTATGGGTAAAAGAGAAAAAACAATGGAAATTATTTGCACGTCAGGCCACCAGATTAAACCCATAAAAGCATGAAAACTCCATTACTAAATAAAAAATTTCTGGAGACAAGTCAATATTATGATCTGTTGAAGTTGATGCAACTACCAGAAAGAGTTATTCAATTCGGAACAGGTGTGCTCTTAAGAGGTCTGCCAGACTATTATATTCACAAAGCTAACCAAAACGGGATTTTTAATGGTCGAATAGTGATTGTAAAATCAACCACTCATGGAGATATAAAGAGTTGGGAAGATCAGGATTTCCTTTTTACACACTGTGTCAGAGGTGTTGAAAATGACACTCTAATCTCTTCAA
The sequence above is drawn from the Saprospiraceae bacterium genome and encodes:
- a CDS encoding glycoside hydrolase family 88 protein — protein: MMTFRNIVLVFSMLMLHFIVVAQIDLSREMARTIMEQYRDSLVVKKYINHLMQDNLLQSKEEKDIEKANQRPANWNYEIGVVLTGFDRLWRSTGNPEYLKYTKKIIDHFLDAEGNIRTYHMDEFNIDNIPPGRQLISLYNVYKDKKYLKAAEKLKYQLDWQPRTKQGGYWHKLRYPYQMWLDGLYMGQPFRTEYLLLSGNNAEWDDVANQFIWMAKGAIDPKTGLMYHAFDESRVQRWSNPKTGHSPEFWSRAMGWYILGLIDVIELFPNDQKKKKELIDIYVKLADALAKVQDPASGVWWQVTDKANQKGNYLESSGSSMFVAAMLKGLRLGYLPEKFRDAANKGYQGILKEFVTKDDKGFYHLNRAVAGAGLGGSPYRDGSYEYYVNEPKRDDDLKAVGPFLQAAIEYELQGLQSVGKGKTVLLDRYFNSEYKDGKRYHYTWDDYHDSGFSWVGQTFRDRGAQTLHLDEAPNGVNLNDAHVYIIVDPDHEKDNPKPNFITEQHCDNIDFWVKNGGTLILMTNDTTNAEIIRSNKLAEKFGISFTMKNINFVKNDNYPDGVVLADKDNGIFTPGSKFYIKELVTLKVKKGVKKIASKGKDIIIASTTHGKGKVLIVGDPWLYNEYVNGRKLPGDFDNYKAVVELINWALK
- a CDS encoding DUF4440 domain-containing protein; the protein is MMKIFCIIGLMCCNVMLYSQFKSLIEVGDSVEILRKLMIDPDSIRLSNLLSEQLSYGHSSGRIESKSEFIANLLNGTSDFTEITLSDQKMTGTGNSAVVRHNLTAKTNDKGVTGNVKLHIMTVWVKEKKQWKLFARQATRLNP